The proteins below come from a single Cannabis sativa cultivar Pink pepper isolate KNU-18-1 chromosome 3, ASM2916894v1, whole genome shotgun sequence genomic window:
- the LOC115719834 gene encoding uncharacterized protein LOC115719834: MAQYDGMSNMGALSVPRNSAMLTLNGTNHKQWVESLMLNLTLMRVDLALRMDAPPKPADDATEKDKKSYEDWEHSNRCCLMLMRYNMDESIRDSIPQTESAKDFLAAIKEKYKKFSKNEKNECLTLFHRTNYL; the protein is encoded by the exons ATGGCTCAATATGATGGGATGAGCAATATGGGAG CTTTAAGCGTTCCAAGAAACTCTGCCATGTTGACGCTAAATGGAACCAACCACAAGCAGTGGGTTGAATCCCTCATGCTAAATTTGACTCTTATGAGAGTGGACTTGGCCTTGAGAATGGATGCACCGCCTAAACCCGCTGATGATGCCACTGAAAAGGACAAGAAGTCCTATGAGGATTGGGAGCATTCCAATCGTTGTTGTTTGATGCTTATGAGGTATAACATGGATGAGTCCATTCGTGATAGTATTCCTCAAACTGAAAGTGCAAAAGATTTTCTTGCTGCCATTAAGGAAAAGTATAAGAAGTTCTCaaagaatgagaaaaatgaGTGCTTAACTTTGTTCCATCGCACTAACTATCTTTGA
- the LOC133035813 gene encoding uncharacterized protein LOC133035813, which produces MGCYQKLKGMGLDLGEDYMVWFVMETIPSQFDSIRSSYNAQKEQWTIEEMTAILAKEEEDMKKGRARSISMVTNPNNSHKRKFTPNNSSDQRFHKKRATNPKGNGQASSSSTGHKNEFFKGKCNFCQCFGHKKADCRKLKAHLEKKGSDKSKKAE; this is translated from the exons ATGGGTTGTTACCAGAAGCTTAAAGGGATGGGATTGGATCTTGGTGAGGATTACATGGTGTGGTTTGTAATGGAAACCATTCCTTCTCAATTTGATTCGATCAGATCAAGCTACAATGCTCAAAAGGAGCAGTGGACCATTGAGGAGATGACTGCTATTCTtgccaaagaagaagaagacatgAAAAAGGGGAGAGCAAGAAGTATCTCCATGGTGACCAATCCAAACAATTCTCACAAGAGAAAGTTCACTCCCAACAACTCTAGTGACCAAAGGTTTCATAAGAAGAGAGCCACCAATCCTAAGGGAAATGGACAAGCAAGCTCTTCTTCAACTGGTCATAAGAATGAGTTCTTCAAAGGAAAGTGTAACTTTTGTCAATGCTTCGGGCATAAGAAAGCTGATTGCCGGAAGCTCAAAGCTCACTTAGAGAAGAAAG GCAGTGACAAGTCGAAGAAGGCCGAGTAG